The genomic segment AGGTGGTGAGCTGGTAGCTCAGCCAGGCGGATTCCGGCACGTCGTCGAAGCCGATGACGGCGAGATCTTCCGGAAGGCGCAGCCGCGCTTCCTGGCGCGCGATATCCATCAATCCGAAGGCGATCAAGTCGTTGGCGCAGAAGACGGCGTCGGGCTTTATTTTTTCCGTAAAGAGCGCGCGGCCGGCGGTGACGCCGCCCTGATAATCGGAATCGTCGCCGCGTGCGACCATGACGGACGCGCCGAGTGATTCGGCCGCCGACAGGAAGGCGCTTTCGCGTTCGACGATCGCAGGCGTTCCCGAGTTGGAGCCGATCACCGCCAGCCGCCGCCTGCCGCTTTCGTAAAAGGCCGTCGCCGCCCTGCGCGAGGCTTCGGAATTGCCGGCGCGCACATGGTCGGCGTCGGGCTCCGAACGGCCGATGACGACGAGCGGCTGACCGTTTCGCTGCGCGAGTTCGAGGAAACTTGCCGGCGGCGAGCCGGACAGGATGATGATCGCCTCGGCGCGGTGGCCGATCAGCATCTTCTGGGCGGCAAGCAGTTCCTCTTCCGTCTGGCCGGTGTTGACGAGGATCGGGATGCTGCCGCGCCGGATCAGCGATTTGGCAAGCGCGGCCGCCAGATGCGCACGAAAACCCACTTCCGGCCGGGTCGCGACGATGCCGACGAGGCGGCTCTGATTGGCAAGCACGCCGCGCGCGAGATCGTTGACGTGATAGCCGAGCTCTTCAGCGGCCCGCAGCACCTTTTCGCGTGTCGCAGGCGCCACGCTTGCGCCCGGCGTGAAGGTGCGCGACACGGCGGAACGCGAAACGCCCGCCAGCTGCGCCACCTGCTCGGCGCTGACGAAACGCATGCGCTCTTTTTTCGGCATCCTGCCGCCGTTCACGGGACCATCATTCATCGGCTCTCAGCTATTGCGCGTCTCTGACATCAGGATGACAGGCGGCGGGGGAGGATGGAATTTTTGCGAAGGTGTTGGCAGCCGGATGAAGGCTCATCCCTTGAGGGATGTCGCCGATATGGAACAAAAAAACACCGAGGCTGCGGGAGGCAACCTCGGCTGAAGGCAAACGGCGGCGTTAAAACCAGTGCCGCCGCAACAATCCAGGGACTATTCGCAGACCCTTACGGTCTCGGCGTGGTAGCCGCCGTCGTAGCGGTTGCGCACGTCGCGGTCCTCATACCAGCATCTCGGCTGAGGCTCGACATAGCGGGGGCTCTCCACATAACGCGGACCTTCGTCGACGTAACGCGGGCCGCCGCCATTGACGAGGGCGCCGCCGATCAGGCCGCCGACGACACCTGCGGCGACGCCGCCGGCGATGATGCGGCCGGTGTTATTGTGATGATGGTGGTCGCGTGCGGCAGCAGGCTGGATGGCCGCTCCGACAAGGGCCGTGGCGATCAACAGGCTGCTAATAACTCTCTTCATGACGTTCTCCTGACATGGCACTCGCCCCGGATAAAAGAGAAATGCGGCAGCAAGTCGTTTGTTCGTTCAAACTTTGCGACATGCATTAACGCATGTCATCGCTAAACACCATATCAGGTCGCCGATTCCGCAGCGGTCGTCATAGGCCATTGTTACCTATAGAAGCGACGGGGCCGTGAGTGACCCGAGACACTGGCTGAAAATTAGCTGATGAACCACTTCCATAAAGGAAGCCGCCTTAGAACAGGATGATTTAAGGCCGGGTCGGCCTTAAATCTCAATCCTGTTCAAAATTAAAGAGTTAGAGCATGATGTCATGAGAAAACCGCTCACACTTTTCGGCATCATGCTCTTGCGGTTTAGTCGGGTCTTGAGTGAAGCGGGCCGCACACCCGCCCGGCCCGCGATTCTTACGATCAGCGCGGCCTCTTGTTCCCGGCGGGGCTGATTAGGGTGCATGGAAAGGTGTTGTGCCGGTTTGGGAGCGGACCTGGCGCATCGCTATTCCACCGTAAACGTTCCGGCCCCTTTGGAGTATTTCTTACCTCCAAGCGAAGTGATCGTTGCGCATTTTTCCTTGTCGAACTTCTCGCACATCTTGTTGTCTTTGATGCTCCATGTGCCCTTGTAGGTGGTCTTGTCCCCCTCGACAGTCGCTTCGATCGTTCCGTCCGGTTTATAAGTTGTGACGCCCGATTGAGTCTTTGACTTCCAGTGAATTGGGTGGCCTACCAACTCACTTTTCATCTGCTCCGCCGTCATGGTTGCGGCATATGCGGCAGATGCGAAGGCTAGCAGAATGAGGCCAGAAACCGTGATCGCTTTCATCGTTCACTCCCTTCTCCTGAAACGAAGATTGTAACCGCGTTGGAGCATGGCGAATATTTATCCAAAAGGCTTATCTCGGACATTCATATCAGTGTGGGGGCATATCAGTGTGGGGGCATATCAGTGTGGAGGCGAGCGCCCGCGGCACGCTTTTAGCGATGCGATTCATTGTCTCAAGTCCAATTGCTTGAACCAAACGGCCGCAGCGGCTCGAATTCCACCGCCGGCACATCGTCCGAGGAGGTTATCATCTTTGCCCGCTTTTTGGCGAGCTTCGCCCACCACTTCGAATTGGTTCGGATCCGATCGATGCCATAAAGTATACGAAGCATGTATCGGGCTTCCGCAGCCTCCATTGTTACGAGTGGTATGCCATCCAGTCGGGCCGGTGCATCAGTTGCTATGTCGATTATGGCCCAGGTGGTATCCCTCGCTTCCAAACGGTAATTGCTCGCCATTTCGTCCCTCCGGTCGTATGGCGAGATTGATGCAAAAGTCCCGACGCGCCCATCCGGCAAAAGGGATTGGTTCCACCGCCAAAAGGTGAATGCCGCCGTTTGAACATACCTCGGCGCCGACTCCTTCACCCTGTGAGGCGACCGTTCAGGGTTAGCAGAGTGTTCAACGACTATTCGTCGCTCCGTTGTTGTGCCGGCGACTATTGCGAATAAGGCCGGCCAGCAGGATCTGCTGGTGCTCTGCTTCGATCCAAATTTTTTCGAGATCATTGTCGATTTGCGAACGGCTGCTTCGTTGTCAATATGAGCGGGCTTGTTTAGCGGCAATGGTGCCGGCGTCTCGCTCCTGGAGGGAAATTCCCATGCGTTTCATGTCCATCGTCACGTCCACCGATTCGATGCATCCGACGCCCGAGCTCATCGAGGCGATAGGCAAGCTTGCTGATCGGGAAATCAAGGCCGGCCGCATGCTCGATACGGCGGGGCTGATGCCGCTGGCGACCGGTGCCCGTGTCACGATCCGGGACGGCAAGTTGAGCGTTATCGATGGCCCTTTCGTCGAGGCGAAGGAGGTGGTCGGCGGTTATGCTATCTTCGAACTGCAGAGCAAAGAGGAGGCCGTGGCGCTGGCGGTCGAGTTCATGCAGTTGCACAAGGATCTCATGCCCGGTTGGGAAGGCACGTGTGAAGTGCGCGCCTATTTTGAACCGGGTGCGGAAGGGATCTGCGACCCGCTCGCCGAAGCAAGGGCATGAACCTTTCGACCCACAATCTGGGCGGGCGGCCGTGACGGCCGCCGACACCCATCAAACGATCCTGGCCGTCTGGCGGATCGAACAGCCGCGGCTTATCACCAGCCTGGCACGATTGCTGCGCGACGTGCCGCTTGCCGAGGATCTGACACAGGAAGCGCTCACTGTCGCCCTGGAACGATGGCCGAAGACGGGAATCCCCGAACGGCCCGGCGCATGGCTTATGACAACTGCCAAGCGTCGAGCGTTCGATCATCTGCGTCGGCGCCGGATGCTGGATCAGAAGCACCAGATGATCGTCCGGGAGATGGAGGAGGAAGAGCAGATCATGCCCGATCTAGACACCCCTCTGGATGATGATATCGGCGATGAAATGCTGCGCCTGATATTTACGGCGTGCCATCCGCTGATCTCGCGCGAGGCGCGCGTAGCTCTGGCCTTACGGATGATCTGCGGCCTGACGACACAAGAAATCGCCAGGGCATACCTGGTGTCGGAAGCAACGATCGCCCAACGCATCCTCCGCGCCAAGAAGACATTGTCGGATTCGGGGCTGGCCTATGAGACGCCGCATGGCGAGGAACTGTCGCAACGTCTCGCCTCGGTGCTGGAGGTCGTCTACCTGATCTTCAATGAGGGTTACACGGCCGCCCGCGGCGACAACTGGTTTCGGCTGCAATTGTGCAATGAGGCGCTGCGGCTGGGCCGGGTCTTGACATCAGTGGCGCCGCTGGAGCCGGAGGCGCATGCGTTGCTGGCTTTGATGGAACTGAACGCCTCCCGTACTGCGGCGCGGACGGATGCTGCCGGCGATCCGATCCTGCTTCTCGAACAAAATCGCGGCCGCTGGGATCGGTTACAGATTCAGCGCGGGTTGAAGGCGCTGACGAGGGCCGAGGAGCTTGACGGCGCGGGCGGGATCTATGCCCTGCAGGCCGCGATCATCGCATGTCACGCAAAAGCGATGAGCGCCGATGAAACCGATTGGGGGCGGATCGCCGGTCTCTATGCGGAGCTTGCCGGGCTTCTGCCTTCGCCGATCATCGAACTCAATCGAGCGGTGGCCATCGGCATGGTCGAAGGCCCCGAGGCGGCACTGGACATCATCGAAAGCCTGCGCGACGAGCCCGCACTAAAGGACTATCATCTTCTGCCCAGCGTTCGCGGCGATCTTCTTTATAAGCTTGGCCGATTCGACGAAGCGCGGCGAGCCTTTGAAGCGGCAGCAGCGCTTGCCGAAAATAAGAGGGAGCACGATTTCCTCATGCGCCGTGCTGGTGAAGCTGCCGCAGAGAAGGGTTGTTCGTAACGTATCTCCGTCTTCGTGGCTGAGGTGGCTCGCCCTACATCGGTCTTCCTAGGGTTGACCGCCTGGTTTAGGTCATACCCGTATGTTTTAGGTCATACCCAGCGGCGTCCAACACATCTTCGGGAATATCGTCGAAGGAGGCGTAGTTGAGGTTATAGAGCCTGGAATAGAGCTTGCCGTTCTTCATCAATTGCCGGTGGTTGCCGCTTTCGATGATTTCGCCGTTCTGCAGCACGATGATGCGGTCCGCCTCGCGAATCGTCGCCAGCCGGTGGGCGATGACGAGGCCGGTGCGGTTTTCGAGCAGTTTTACCAGAGCCTTCTGGATCAGCATCTCGGTATAGCTGTCGATATTGGCGGTCGCCTCGTCGAGCACCAGGATCTTCGCGTCGGCGACGAGGGCGCGGGCAAAGCTCAGAAGCTGGCGCTGGCCGAGCGAGAGATTGCCGCCGCGTTCGCCGAGAACGCTGTCATAGCCATCGGGCAGGCGCATGACGAAATCATGCGCGCCGACGGCTTTCGCCGCCTCGATCACCTGCTCGCGCGTCGCCTCCAGCTTGTGGTAGCGGATGTTTTCGAAGACGGTTCCGGTGAACAGGAAGGGTTCCTGCAGCACCATGGCGATCTCCGCACCGAGCGAATCCTGCGTCAGGGCGCGCACATCGTGGCCGCCGACCAGCACCTGGCCCTGCTGCACGTCGTAGAAACGGTGGATCAGCGACATGCAGCTCGATTTGCCCGACCCCGTCGGCCCGACCAGCGCCACCGTCTCGCCGGGATTGACCTTGAAGCTCACATGTTTCAGCACCGGATGCTTCGGATTGTAGCCGAAGACGACGTCCTTGAATTCGACCGAGCCGTCCATGTCGCGCGACAGGACCTTGGCATCAGGCGCGTCCTTGATGTCGACCGGCACGTCGAGCACTTCGGTCAGCCGCTGGCCGGACGCCATGGCGCGCTGCATCACCGAATATTGCAGGGTCAGCGAACGGATCGGGTCGAAGAAGCGCTGGATGTAGAACAGGAAAGCGACGAGCACGCCGACATCGAGCGCTTGGTTGAGAACGCGGGCGCCGCCGACGACGATGACGAGCGCCATTGCGACGCCGGTCAGGCTGTCGACGATCGGCACCATCACTTGGGCATAACGCGCCGCCGTCAGATGCGTCAGCAGGTTGGCCCGCGCCTTGTCGTCGTAGAGCGTGAAGTTGACGCCCTGCCGGTCCATGCTCTGGACGGCGCGCACGCCGTGGATGGCTTCGGCGAGCGCGCCGTTGGCGACCGAGTTGGTTTCGTGCGCGGCCATGAAGGACTTACGGGCGAGCGGCAGCCAGAACAGCCGGACGACGAAGAGCACCGGCAGCACCGAAAGCGTCAGCAGCCCCAGCTTGAAATCGAGATAGAGCATCACGAAAACGATGCCGAAGAGCAGCACGATGTCGCCGACCGAGAGCACCGAGGTTTCGAGGAATTCCTGCATCGAGTTGACGTCGCCCTGCAGGCGCGACATCAGCCGTCCCACTTCGGTCTTGTCCATGAAGGACAGTGAGACGCGCTGGAGATGCGAAAACATCGCCCTGCGGATATCGAAGAGCACGTCTTCCGCCACGCCGCCGACCAGTGTCTCCTGGGCGTAGCTTGCCGCATAATTGATTGATATGGCGACGGCGAAGGCGGCGATCGCCCAGATCAGCGCCGAAGGATTGCCGCCCGGCGACATGCCGTGGTCGATGGCATAGCGGATGATCAGCGGGATCAGCAATTGCATCGTCGTGAAGGTAAGGACGGCGACGACCGCCCAGGCGACCTGGCGGCGATAGGGATGAACGAAAGCCCAGATGCGCTTGATGATATTGCCGTCGAAGGCCTTGCCGAACATCTCCTCCTCGACACGATGCGAACCGACCACCGCCCGCGGCGGGCGGCGTCCATCCTCGCGAACGTCGGGACGCTCGGTTTCCAGTTCCTCGGCCATCGTCGTTCCTCCTGCGGCCATGACGTCGGGTGGCCTGCATCTCATTGCTTTTCCCCTTCTCCCCAGCGGGGAGAAGGTGCCCGGAGGGCGGATGAGGGGGCCGCACGGCACGCCCTTATTTGCCTCTCGCTCCCGATGGGGAGAAGAGGAAGTCATGCGCTCAACACTTCATCGCCCGGCCGCACCTGCAGCTCGTAGAGCGCTTTGTAGCGCCCGCCGAGCGACAGCAGCGCCTCATGCGTGCCGCGCTCGACGATCCTTCCGTCTTCGACGAACAGGATCTGGTCGGCATGCATCAGCGAGCTCAGGCGATGGGCGACGATGATCGTCACGCGGTCGGCGGCGTAGCGGCGCATGGCGCTGCGGATGCGCTGCTCGGTGGCGGCGTCGATTGCCGCCGTCGAATCGTCGAACACCATCACCGCCGGCTTCAGCATCAGGGCGCGGGCGATCGAAAGACGCTGCCGCTGGCCGCCGGACAGCGAAACGCCGCGTTCGCCGACGACGGTGCCGTAGCCGGTGGGCAGGCCGAGCACGTAATTGTGCAGCTGGGCGCTTTCGCTGGCGCGTTCGATGCGGCCTTCCTTCGCCCACGGGTCGCCATAGGCGATGTTGTTTTCGATCGTCGTGGTGAACAGGAAGGAATCCTGCTGCACGACGGCAATCGCCCGGCGGAGCGATTGCAGCGTCGCCTTGCGGATATCCTGGCCGTCGAGGGTGATCTTGCCGCCGCTGACGTCGTAGAAGCGGGGAATCAGATGGGCGATCGTCGACTTGCCGCTGCCGGGCGGCCCGACGATGCCGATCGTCTGGCCGCGCCTGGCTTCGAAGGAGACATCGTGGAGCACGGTGCGTTTTTCCGAACCGGGATAGGCGAAGCTGACATTTTCGAAGCGCAGCACGCCATCGGTAAGGTTCAGTTGCCGCGCATCCGGCGCATCCTTGATCGATATGTCGAGGTCGAGAAGATTGAAAAGCCGCGTGCCGCAGGTCGAGGCGCGGGCAAAGGCGTTGACCATCAGGCCGAGCTGGCGCACCGGCATCTGCAAAATGGTCATGAAGGTCAGGAACGAGGCGAGCGTGCCGACGGTGATCTCGCCCGACATCACCTTGCCGCCGCCGACCCACAGCACGAGGCCCATGGCCGCGAAAAAGGAGAAGGTCATGGCGCTGGTGTTGACGACGCGGATGCCGACGCGCTGATGCGCAAGCGCCAGGGCGTTCTTCGAGGCCGCCTCGAATTTCGACATTTCGTGGTCCTGTGCGGCAAAGGCGCGCACGACGCGGATGCCGCCGAGATTCTCTTCCATGATGCGGGTCAGTACCGACAGCCGCTCCTGCAGGTCGAGCCAGGTGGCGCGCAGCCTGAGCTGCGTCACCGAGGAGCGCCAGCCGACGAAGGGCACGAAGGAGAGCGCCAGAAGGCCAAGCACGACATCGGTCGACAGCAGCATATAGGCGCCGATGCCGATCAGGATCGACAGCAGGATCATCCGGACGAGCGCGGTGGAAAAATACATGCGCACGCCTTCGAGATCGAGCAGGCCGATGGTGATCAGGTCGCCGGAATGAACGGTGTCGTGAAAGCTGAAGGACAGCCGCTGGATCTTCTCGTAGCAGGCCAGCCGCAATTCGTAGCCGATGTGATGGCCGACGGCTTCGCTATAATAGTTCTGCACCATGGTGAAGAGGCCGCGCAACACGGCCGCGCCGAGCAGCAGCAGCGCCGTGGTCAGAAGCGCGTCCTGGGCCGCCTGGCCTGCCGCGCCGCCGCTCATCGCCGTCTGCGTGTGGTCGACCGCCTGGCCGAGAAGGCGGGGGATCATCAGCTGGAAGGTGGAAGCGACGAGCGTGGCGCCGATCGCAAAGCCGGATTGCCAGGGGTGGCGGAAGGCCATCATGGTGATGCGCACCAAGGTATAGAGGCCTCGGCCCCAGCCTGCCGCAGTTGCAAGCGCCATCGAAGCCGAAGGCTTCGTCGCGCGTCTTAACGCATCGCTGCTCACGGTATTTTTCCAAATGATGTGTGGTCGGACGCTGGCCCGAAAAGACGGCAAATCCATGAAGGGATTGGTTGCTTCGTCACTTTTGCCGATTCCATTTGGGGGTTCAAGTAAAGAATTCACCAACTGGTTATTTTTACGTGAGGTCGCCCCGCATGCCCCGCGGGAACAATCGGCCGCCGCTTGCTTCGGCCAGAGGTTCGCTGAGCGCCGCCGATATCGTGCTGCCGAGCCCGATCGCTCAGGCATAGATCCCCATGAACAGCGCCGCGTGGCGCGGGCGATTCTTCTTGATAAAGCCGGCAACCAAAGCTCCGGCGACGGCAATTCCGGGTCGCGCGTCCGACAGCAACAGTACTGGAACCGTGGTGGACATCATAAACTCCGGTTTCTGAAGGCGATCTGCCGCCGCACTGGCCGACGGCAGATCACGATATTTCAGCGCGCGAGAACAGCGATGAGTGCTTCGGCCGCCTCACTGGACGAAGCCGGATTCTGACCCGTGATGAGCTGGCCGTCGACCACCGTATGCACGCCCCAATCCTTGATCTTGGAGAAGACCGCACCGAGACCGATCAGCTCGTCCTCGACGAGGAACGGCACGACCTTCGTGAGCCCCACGGCCTCTTCCTCGGAATTGGTGAAGCCGGTGAGGGAGCGTCCCTGGACGAAGGGGGTGCCGTCGGGGTTCGTGACGTGGCGCAGGACGCCCGGCGCATGGCAGACGAGGGCGATCGGCTTGCCGGCCCCGACGAAGGATTCGATCAGCCCGATCGAGTTCCGGTCTTCGGCCAGATCCCACAACGGGCCGTGGCCGCCGGGGTAGAAGACGGTATCGAAATCTTTCTGGTCGACGCTGTCCAGGCGCACAGTCTCTGCAAGCTGCGCCTTGGCCGCCTCATCGGCGCTAAAACGCCGCGTCAGGTCGGTCTGGAACATAGGTTCGCCGCTCTTCGGGTCGAGAGGCGGCTGGCCGCCCTTCGGCGAAGCGAGGGTGATCTCGGCGCCGGCATCCTTGAAGACATAATAGGGTGCCGCCAGCTCCTCGAGCCAGAAACCGGTCTTCCTGCCGGTGTCTCCGAGCGTGTCGTGCGAGGTGAGTACGATGAGGACTTTCATTGTGGATCCTTCCGTCAGATGGCGCCGTGGCAGCCGGTGGATTGGAGCTCGATCAGCCGCTGCGGCGTTTCGATGTCGTCACAATGGCATCTGTCGACATATTTCAGAAATTTACTTCTTTGATTTTAGATATTCAAATGGGATTATATCTAAATGAGATACGATCTGAACCTGCTTCCGGTTTTCCTGGCCCTGATGGAAGAGCGGAGCGTGACGCGGGCCGCAGTGCGGCTGGGCATCACCCAGCCGGCGCTGTCCAATTCGCTGAACCGCCTGCGCGAAACCCTGCATGATCCGCTGTTCATCCGGGAAAGGTACGGCATAAAACCGACGGAACTGGCGGAAGAGATCGCCCCAACGATCGAAGTAGCGCTGGCGCAGCTCGACGATCTCGTTTCGAACCAGCAGGAGTTTCAGCCGGCACAGGCCGAGCGCCTGTTCACGCTCGCCCCCAACAGCTACGCGGAACTTGTGTTGATGCCGGCACTGGCAGCGAGAATGCGGCAGTTGGCGCCGGGCATCAAGCTTCGCATGATGCCGTTCGGCAATGATCTCGCCGAGACCGGCGTTACTTCCGGCACGACAGCCATGGTGTTTGGCCGGATCGTCGATCCGCCTGATAACCTCGTCGTCCAGCATCTTATGGACGATGGGCTTGCCTGCGTGGTGCGCGCCGATCATCCCGAGATTGGAGGCCATATATCCCGGGAACAGTTTGAGAGCCTCAAGCACGTGAACGTGCTCCCGCCGGGCCGGCTGCGCGCGGGCCTCTTCCAGGCATTGGGGCAGCAAAATCTGAAGCGAGAGGTTGCCGTGTCTGTCACGCACTTCCTTGCGGTGCCCGAGATGCTCGTCGCAACCGATTATTGCGCAACGCTGCCGCGCCTGATCTGTCGGTCTCTGGAGCGGGATCCGCGCCTGAAGGTGCTGCCGCCGCCCGTCGATCTTGGTAGTTTCCCGGTGCAGATGGCTTGGCATGTTCGCTACCGTCACGACCCGGCCCACAGGTGGTTGCGTTCGATGATCGGCGAATTGGCAAGAGAAATGACCGCAAAAGAAACTTGAAATCGAATTGTTCATACTCGGATTCGTACAGGCCAAGTGGGCACTTTGCCGTCTGTGAAGTCCCGATCCAACCGTTGCCATGTGGTGGAGCCGGCCGAAAAATGTGTTTTTCTCCAACAGTTTACGATGCCGCGGCAACAAAGCTCTTGCCACCTGCGGTTTTTAGCGCTTTGATACACGACTAGTTTAATAGACTATGGGCGGGCGTGATCGCCCGCCTGATGCTGTTGCGGGGCCGCTCGTCCGGACCCCGATGCTGCGGCAGATGTTTGTGAATGGCCGCATGAACCTCATCAACGCATGACCCGCTTTTATGCGTTGAACCTATTTGCACGTGGTGCGGCCGAGCCGCAGAGGAGTTGCGATGACGGTTCAGGGACTTTTTTCGGCGCGCGCCAATGCGGCGGCGCAGATATCCGCCGTGCCGCGCATAGCCATCGTCGGGCGCGGCTTTTCCGGCATGATGACGGCGATCGCTCTGATGAAGACGGTGCGGGCGCCCTTCCACCTGCAACTGTTCGACCCGAATTCGTCGGTCAGCGGCGGGCAGGCGCTGGCCTCCGTCCGCGCCTCGACGATCCTCAACACCCGCGTGCGCGATCTCTCGGTTTCGCTCGGCGACAATGACGATTTCAACGACTGGCTCTGCAGCAACGCCGCCTTCCGCGCCGCCGTGCCGGCCGCCATCCCGGGTTTCCGGCAGATCTTCGTGCCGAAGGAGATCTTCAGCGATTATGTCTATCAGCGCTTTTCCGAAGCTCTCGCCGCCCGCCGGGACATCACCGTTCAGGTCTGCAACGATCCGGTCGTGGCGATCCGCCGCAGCCACGGCCACCGTTTCCTGCTCGAAAGCGCCAACCCCGCCAATCCGCTGTTCGATACGGTGATCCTGGCCACCGGCTACGGCCTCGGCGATCAGGATGCCGGCGAGCGGGAGGCTTCTCCTGTCCGGGCCCAGCGCCTCGTCGCGCGACCGCATGCGGTGCTGCTCGGCAGCGGCATCCGGGTCGTCGACCAGTTGCTGCAGCTGCGCGATTCCGGTTATGCCGGCCAGGTAACGATCATTTCCCGGCGCGGTTTCCTGCCCCAGAGCCATACCCCCAATTCCGCCGACCCGGTCTTCCCGGCCGAAGCGCTGCCTCAAAGCCTGCCCGACATCGTGCGGTTCATCCGCCAGGCCTGTCGCGAGGCCGAGGACGAGGGCCGAAGCTGGCAATCGGTGATGAACGGGCTGCGCAGGCATGCCCGGTCGCTGTGGCGTTCGCTGCCGGCCGGCGACAAGCACCAGTTCAACCGGCATCTGCGGGCCATCTACGACAGCCATCGCAACCGCCTGCCAGAGGCCATGCATCTGCGCCTGAAACGCGAGCTTGCCGAAGGCCGCACGGTGCTGCGCCGTGGCCGGGCCGGCCGCCGGGGCCTGAGCGGCCTGTTCTTCACGCCGGCCGGTTCCTCGACCGAGGAGATCATCCATGCCGAGCGCATTATCGACTGCCGCTGTCAGGCGCCCGATCTTTCCGCGCCGCTGATGCAGAGCCTGTTTTCCGCCGGCCTTGCCATGCCGGACGAGCTGTCGCTGGGGCTCGCGGTCAATGCGCGCGGCGAGCCGTTCCTCGAGGACGGTTCGACGGTCGCCGGGCTTTTTGCCGTCGGCCCGCTCGGCCTCGGCAGCCTGCCCGATATCGATCTGGTGCCGGAGATCGTCTCGCAGGCCTATGCGGCTGCCGAACGGGTCGGCGAGCGCTTCTATCCGCAGGTCAAGGCAGTCTGAAAATTCGAGGCTAAATTTCGGAACCATCCGCCTGCCTCGGCGTTATAAAGCGCTGGTGACACCGAGGGGACGATGGAAGCGCTGAATCGACATGATACGTCTCTCGAGGAAGAGGGACGCTTTCGCCTCCTGGTCGATGCCATCACCGACTATGCCATCTATATGCTGAGCCCCGAAGGCATCGTCACCAGCTGGAATACCGGCGCGCAGCGTCTAAAAGGTTACAAGCCATCCGAAGTTCTCGGCGAGCATTTTTCCCGCTTCTATCTGGAGGAGGATCGCATCGCGGGAATTCCGGAGCGTACGCTTGCGACCGCCAAGGAGCATGGCCGGTTCGAGGGGGAAGGCTGGCGCCAGCGCAAGGACGGCAGCCGCTTCTGGGCGCATGTGATCATCGATCCCATTCGGCGTCCCTCCGGCGAGCTCATCGGCTATGCCAAGATCACCCGCGACCTCACCGAACGCAGGGCCGCCGAAAAGGCGATCCGCCAGAGCGAGGAACAGTTCCGCCGGCTGGTCCAAGGCGTCTCTGACTATGCCATCTACATGCTCGATCCTGACGGCAATGTCAGCAGCTGGAACTTCGGCGCCGAGCGGATCAAAGGCTACCGGCCTGATGAAATCATCGGCCGGCATTTCTCGACCTTCTATACGC from the Rhizobium sp. CIAT894 genome contains:
- a CDS encoding LacI family DNA-binding transcriptional regulator — translated: MNDGPVNGGRMPKKERMRFVSAEQVAQLAGVSRSAVSRTFTPGASVAPATREKVLRAAEELGYHVNDLARGVLANQSRLVGIVATRPEVGFRAHLAAALAKSLIRRGSIPILVNTGQTEEELLAAQKMLIGHRAEAIIILSGSPPASFLELAQRNGQPLVVIGRSEPDADHVRAGNSEASRRAATAFYESGRRRLAVIGSNSGTPAIVERESAFLSAAESLGASVMVARGDDSDYQGGVTAGRALFTEKIKPDAVFCANDLIAFGLMDIARQEARLRLPEDLAVIGFDDVPESAWLSYQLTTFRQDPLVMAQRAVALMERRLENPDAPPASERVIPELVIRQSFRP
- a CDS encoding ABC transporter ATP-binding protein codes for the protein MALATAAGWGRGLYTLVRITMMAFRHPWQSGFAIGATLVASTFQLMIPRLLGQAVDHTQTAMSGGAAGQAAQDALLTTALLLLGAAVLRGLFTMVQNYYSEAVGHHIGYELRLACYEKIQRLSFSFHDTVHSGDLITIGLLDLEGVRMYFSTALVRMILLSILIGIGAYMLLSTDVVLGLLALSFVPFVGWRSSVTQLRLRATWLDLQERLSVLTRIMEENLGGIRVVRAFAAQDHEMSKFEAASKNALALAHQRVGIRVVNTSAMTFSFFAAMGLVLWVGGGKVMSGEITVGTLASFLTFMTILQMPVRQLGLMVNAFARASTCGTRLFNLLDLDISIKDAPDARQLNLTDGVLRFENVSFAYPGSEKRTVLHDVSFEARRGQTIGIVGPPGSGKSTIAHLIPRFYDVSGGKITLDGQDIRKATLQSLRRAIAVVQQDSFLFTTTIENNIAYGDPWAKEGRIERASESAQLHNYVLGLPTGYGTVVGERGVSLSGGQRQRLSIARALMLKPAVMVFDDSTAAIDAATEQRIRSAMRRYAADRVTIIVAHRLSSLMHADQILFVEDGRIVERGTHEALLSLGGRYKALYELQVRPGDEVLSA
- a CDS encoding RNA polymerase sigma factor, whose protein sequence is MTAADTHQTILAVWRIEQPRLITSLARLLRDVPLAEDLTQEALTVALERWPKTGIPERPGAWLMTTAKRRAFDHLRRRRMLDQKHQMIVREMEEEEQIMPDLDTPLDDDIGDEMLRLIFTACHPLISREARVALALRMICGLTTQEIARAYLVSEATIAQRILRAKKTLSDSGLAYETPHGEELSQRLASVLEVVYLIFNEGYTAARGDNWFRLQLCNEALRLGRVLTSVAPLEPEAHALLALMELNASRTAARTDAAGDPILLLEQNRGRWDRLQIQRGLKALTRAEELDGAGGIYALQAAIIACHAKAMSADETDWGRIAGLYAELAGLLPSPIIELNRAVAIGMVEGPEAALDIIESLRDEPALKDYHLLPSVRGDLLYKLGRFDEARRAFEAAAALAENKREHDFLMRRAGEAAAEKGCS
- a CDS encoding type 1 glutamine amidotransferase domain-containing protein; the encoded protein is MKVLIVLTSHDTLGDTGRKTGFWLEELAAPYYVFKDAGAEITLASPKGGQPPLDPKSGEPMFQTDLTRRFSADEAAKAQLAETVRLDSVDQKDFDTVFYPGGHGPLWDLAEDRNSIGLIESFVGAGKPIALVCHAPGVLRHVTNPDGTPFVQGRSLTGFTNSEEEAVGLTKVVPFLVEDELIGLGAVFSKIKDWGVHTVVDGQLITGQNPASSSEAAEALIAVLAR
- a CDS encoding ABC transporter ATP-binding protein, translating into MAEELETERPDVREDGRRPPRAVVGSHRVEEEMFGKAFDGNIIKRIWAFVHPYRRQVAWAVVAVLTFTTMQLLIPLIIRYAIDHGMSPGGNPSALIWAIAAFAVAISINYAASYAQETLVGGVAEDVLFDIRRAMFSHLQRVSLSFMDKTEVGRLMSRLQGDVNSMQEFLETSVLSVGDIVLLFGIVFVMLYLDFKLGLLTLSVLPVLFVVRLFWLPLARKSFMAAHETNSVANGALAEAIHGVRAVQSMDRQGVNFTLYDDKARANLLTHLTAARYAQVMVPIVDSLTGVAMALVIVVGGARVLNQALDVGVLVAFLFYIQRFFDPIRSLTLQYSVMQRAMASGQRLTEVLDVPVDIKDAPDAKVLSRDMDGSVEFKDVVFGYNPKHPVLKHVSFKVNPGETVALVGPTGSGKSSCMSLIHRFYDVQQGQVLVGGHDVRALTQDSLGAEIAMVLQEPFLFTGTVFENIRYHKLEATREQVIEAAKAVGAHDFVMRLPDGYDSVLGERGGNLSLGQRQLLSFARALVADAKILVLDEATANIDSYTEMLIQKALVKLLENRTGLVIAHRLATIREADRIIVLQNGEIIESGNHRQLMKNGKLYSRLYNLNYASFDDIPEDVLDAAGYDLKHTGMT
- a CDS encoding YciI family protein → MRFMSIVTSTDSMHPTPELIEAIGKLADREIKAGRMLDTAGLMPLATGARVTIRDGKLSVIDGPFVEAKEVVGGYAIFELQSKEEAVALAVEFMQLHKDLMPGWEGTCEVRAYFEPGAEGICDPLAEARA